The following coding sequences lie in one Lolium perenne isolate Kyuss_39 chromosome 2, Kyuss_2.0, whole genome shotgun sequence genomic window:
- the LOC127335379 gene encoding inositol transporter 1, with product MTIDLSTMPGSSARLLDTAGRKDMNFFRNRYVLGLTGVAGIGGFLFGYDTGVISGALLYIRDDFPAVKDNLFLQETIVSMALLGAMIGAAGGGWINDAYGRKKSTLLADMMFAIGSLVMCAAGGPYILILGRLFVGLGIGIASVTAPVYIAEAAPSEIRGGLVSTNVLMITGGQFFSYLVNLGFTEVPGTWRWMLGVAAVPAVVQFVLMLFLPESPRWLYRKDEKAKAIAVLEQIYDSDRLDEEVELLASSSMHEFQSNCTGSYLDIFRSKELRLAFCAGAGLQAFQQFTGINTVMYYSPTIVQMAGFTSNRSALLLSLIIAAMNASGTIVGIYLIDRCGRRRLALTSLAGVVLSLVILALAFILQSSSSLCGSLFSGSCQGVLGWFAVGGLALYIAFFSPGMGPVPWAVNSEIYPEEYRGMCGGMSATVNWVSNLIVAQSFLSIVGWVGTGPTFLIIAGIAVMAFIFVALYVPETKGLSFEQVDLLWKERAWGKQGSHESLLGAAP from the exons ATGACGATCGATCTGTCCACCATGCCCGGGAGCTCGGCGCGCCTTCTCGACACCGCGGGGAGGAAGGACATGAACTTCTTCAGGAACCGCTACGTGCTCGGGCTCACCGGCGTCGCGGGAATCGGCGGCTTCCTCTTCGGCTACGACACAG GTGTCATATCTGGAGCCCTTCTGTACATTCGGGACGATTTCCCGGCTGTGAAAGACAATTTATTCTTGCAG GAGACAATCGTTAGCATGGCTTTACTTGGAGCCATGATTGGAGCAGCTGGGGGTGGTTGGATAAATGATGCCTATGGTCGCAAGAAGTCGACTCTTCTTGCAGACATGATGTTTGCAATCGGGTCACTTGTTATGTGTGCTGCTGGCGGTCCTTACATTCTGATTCTTGGAAGGCTCTTTGTTGGATTGGGAATAGGGATAGCATCAGTCACAGCCCCAGTTTACATTGCTGAAGCTGCTCCTTCAGAAATTAGGGGAGGTTTGGTGTCAACTAATGTCCTCATGATTACTGGTGGTCAATTCTTCTCGTACCTGGTCAATCTTGGCTTTACCGAG GTTCCTGGAACATGGCGCTGGATGCTTGGAGTTGCTGCCGTGCCAGCAGTCGTTCAGTTTGTGCTGATGCTTTTTCTGCCAGAATCGCCCCGTTGGCTATACCGGAAG GATGAGAAGGCAAAAGCTATTGCTGTCCTGGAGCAGATATATGACTCTGATCGTCTAGATGAAGAGGTTGAGCTGCTTGCTTCGTCTTCCATGCATGAATTCCAGTCTAACTGTACTGGGAGCTATCTGGACATATTCAGGTCGAAGGAACTAAGGCTTGCCTTTTGTGCTGGAGCTGGTCTTCAG GCCTTCCAGCAGTTCACTGGCATCAACACTGTGATGTACTACAGCCCCACGATAGTCCAGATGGCGGGATTCACTTCCAACAGGTCGGCCTTACTCCTTTCCCTCATCATCGCTGCCATGAACGCAAGTGGAACCATTGTTGGAATCTATCTCATCGACCGTTGTGGCCGCCGCCGCTTGGCCCTTACAAGCTTAGCTGGGGTTGTGCTTTCCCTTGTCATTCTTGCCTTGGCCTTCATACTGCAGTCATCTTCCAGCCTTTGTGGGAGCTTATTCAGTGGCTCTTGCCAAGGTGTGTTGGGTTGGTTCGCAGTCGGAGGGCTCGCTCTATACATCGCGTTCTTTTCTCCAGGGATGGGCCCAGTCCCATGGGCTGTGAACTCCGAGATCTACCCTGAGGAATACCGTGGAATGTGCGGGGGCATGTCAGCCACTGTCAACTGGGTTTCCAACCTAATAGTGGCACAGAGTTTCCTCTCGATTGTGGGGTGGGTTGGAACTGGCCCTACATTTCTGATCATCGCCGGAATTGCTGTGATGGCCTTCATCTTTGTGGCTCTGTATGTGCCGGAGACGAAGGGCCTGAGCTTCGAGCAGGTTGACCTCCTGTGGAAGGAGAGAGCTTGGGGTAAGCAGGGCAGCCACGAGAGCCTCTTGGGTGCAGCACCGTAG